From one Nodosilinea sp. PGN35 genomic stretch:
- a CDS encoding ATP-binding protein: MTDSNQFAEVGEFWDLGRLHTDLSQAKSISDRSPGHQLSKAERLYLHGVLSNCSPKEIAQRCVVADGTVRSCLSDRIYPYVKLLVYQKTGVEAEITHWSKVAQLLEQLGYKRQLQSAEPVELPSSWVGAPTPDKLFGRDDLLNELAQAIAAQNQRILHLTGAEGMGKTSLAVQLARQLAEEQHYAVFWISIATTPSIPTWLDKIQRLWGIQTQLATPTLEATFAALLQQVSSSPWLIVLDAMETLLDRGKFLPAYQDYSPLFRQLCELDHRGAMIVTSSEPITNLSVLEGRGLPVQSVRVEGLSVQDTGKLLKHLQLRVDNAKDLGQVVQTYSGNPQFIRLLAPNIKDIFDGSLTALAQLNTVFLNQPMRNLIEGQWQRLTPIEQQIAQCLARAGASLSMQELQSGLPKGTRYSDLVAGLQGLRERSLIELITGPSQDAPQYQLQSAVKKYLSS; this comes from the coding sequence GTGACTGATTCTAACCAGTTTGCCGAGGTGGGTGAGTTTTGGGATCTAGGACGACTTCATACCGATCTCTCCCAGGCCAAGAGCATCTCGGATCGCTCCCCTGGCCATCAACTCTCTAAAGCCGAGCGGCTATACCTCCACGGTGTTTTGAGCAATTGCAGCCCCAAAGAGATTGCCCAGCGGTGCGTTGTCGCAGACGGAACGGTGCGGAGTTGTCTTAGCGATCGCATCTATCCCTACGTCAAGCTGCTCGTTTACCAAAAAACTGGGGTAGAAGCCGAGATCACCCACTGGTCTAAGGTGGCTCAGCTCCTTGAACAGCTCGGTTACAAGCGTCAGCTACAGTCTGCCGAACCCGTTGAGCTGCCCTCGAGCTGGGTGGGGGCACCCACCCCCGATAAACTATTTGGTCGCGATGATTTATTAAACGAGCTAGCCCAAGCGATCGCGGCGCAAAACCAGCGCATTCTTCACCTCACTGGAGCTGAGGGCATGGGCAAAACCTCTTTGGCGGTGCAGCTAGCCCGGCAGTTAGCTGAAGAGCAACACTACGCCGTATTTTGGATTTCGATCGCCACGACCCCCTCGATCCCTACGTGGCTAGATAAAATCCAACGTCTGTGGGGTATTCAAACCCAGCTAGCAACCCCCACACTGGAGGCAACTTTTGCGGCACTGCTGCAACAGGTATCGTCATCTCCTTGGTTGATTGTGCTAGACGCTATGGAAACCTTGCTCGATCGCGGTAAGTTTTTACCCGCCTACCAGGACTATTCCCCGCTATTTCGGCAGTTGTGCGAGCTCGACCACCGTGGGGCCATGATCGTCACCAGCAGTGAGCCCATTACTAACTTGAGTGTATTAGAGGGACGAGGGCTACCGGTGCAATCGGTGCGGGTAGAGGGTCTCTCAGTACAGGATACGGGCAAACTTCTAAAGCATCTCCAGCTGCGCGTTGACAATGCTAAAGATTTGGGGCAGGTAGTGCAAACCTACAGCGGCAATCCCCAATTTATTCGCTTACTAGCCCCCAACATTAAAGATATTTTTGATGGTAGTTTAACTGCCCTAGCTCAACTCAATACAGTGTTTTTAAATCAGCCCATGCGCAATCTTATCGAGGGCCAGTGGCAACGGTTGACGCCCATTGAGCAGCAGATCGCCCAGTGCCTGGCCCGTGCTGGTGCTTCCTTGTCTATGCAAGAGCTCCAATCTGGTCTACCCAAGGGCACTCGGTATAGCGATCTGGTTGCTGGTCTACAAGGGCTTCGGGAGCGATCGCTCATAGAGCTGATCACCGGCCCCAGTCAGGATGCTCCCCAGTATCAACTACAGTCTGCTGTGAAAAAGTATTTGTCTTCCTAA
- a CDS encoding NfeD family protein — protein MTVQPTTHWFSQPHRGVVEETITQGGRGRVKYEATSWPAELAPSAKDASLPPKAAVLVVGRTGLVLLVMPAEVAVQGSAVANSS, from the coding sequence ATGACGGTTCAGCCTACAACCCATTGGTTTTCACAACCCCATCGAGGTGTTGTCGAAGAGACCATTACCCAAGGCGGTCGGGGACGCGTAAAGTACGAGGCCACTTCCTGGCCTGCCGAACTTGCGCCCTCTGCCAAGGATGCTTCTCTCCCACCCAAAGCAGCAGTGCTGGTAGTGGGACGGACAGGGTTGGTTCTGCTAGTCATGCCTGCCGAAGTCGCAGTTCAAGGCTCTGCTGTAGCAAATAGCTCGTAA
- a CDS encoding CHAP domain-containing protein yields the protein MKNTTLTRSALTIATLIAVTLPINMGSAQAQAWETFSVNGGMALNTNNNFRRIDGQPRMTIWRHNKNDGDQQFERIAQPDGSFLLRHRSTNKCLNAHRLSNGAEMNVWNCNGNDPDQKFRLTHLGNAVWQIKRNGTNLCVDSPTRSNGGVVYLWECNTSNANQRWQSSLTPPPPSGSLSIRPTQQYPRNTQLRANNGYRLSFQSDGNLVLYTPNNYAVWATGTNGSRAAKLAMQSDGNVVLYDNNNRPMWASNTAGNSGAFLAIQTDGNMVIYTRDSLRPIFATNTVGGVRRTLNAAAEWARTPDPISRQPILSQVDASYFRNRPQFYMREGNGYASAGFGSSLLGNGSTQGNCTWYAYGRLKELGFNPNDIMNGFPNANQWTPLRNGARVLARGETPQIGDVAQWYLGDQNHVAIVEKVENGRVTLSESHYYGGNNGILHRVVTYTVDNPQRYIRLGK from the coding sequence ATGAAGAACACCACTCTGACTCGTTCCGCATTGACTATTGCCACTCTTATTGCGGTTACCTTGCCTATCAATATGGGAAGTGCCCAGGCACAAGCTTGGGAGACTTTTTCAGTCAATGGCGGTATGGCTCTAAACACCAACAACAACTTCCGTCGCATTGACGGACAGCCGCGCATGACTATATGGCGACACAACAAAAACGATGGGGATCAACAATTCGAACGGATTGCTCAACCTGATGGCTCCTTTTTGCTACGACATCGCTCAACAAATAAGTGCCTAAATGCTCATCGGTTGAGCAATGGTGCTGAGATGAATGTTTGGAATTGTAACGGTAATGATCCTGATCAAAAATTCAGATTGACTCATCTAGGTAATGCGGTTTGGCAAATCAAACGCAATGGCACTAATCTATGCGTAGATTCGCCTACCCGTAGTAACGGAGGAGTTGTTTATCTTTGGGAATGCAATACCAGTAACGCAAACCAGAGATGGCAAAGCTCGTTAACTCCGCCGCCACCGTCTGGCAGTTTAAGCATCCGACCAACTCAACAATACCCTAGAAATACTCAGCTAAGGGCAAACAATGGTTACAGGCTGAGCTTTCAATCTGACGGAAATCTGGTTCTCTACACTCCTAATAATTATGCGGTCTGGGCGACTGGAACAAATGGTAGTCGCGCTGCAAAGCTGGCAATGCAGAGTGATGGAAATGTCGTTTTGTACGACAACAACAATCGACCTATGTGGGCAAGCAATACAGCTGGAAATTCAGGAGCCTTCCTGGCAATCCAAACCGATGGAAACATGGTTATTTATACACGCGATAGCCTTCGGCCCATTTTCGCCACCAATACTGTAGGGGGTGTCCGAAGGACTCTAAACGCTGCTGCTGAGTGGGCACGAACCCCCGATCCTATATCTCGTCAGCCCATCTTGTCACAGGTTGATGCAAGTTACTTTCGTAATCGGCCTCAATTTTATATGCGGGAAGGTAATGGCTATGCTAGTGCTGGGTTCGGTTCTTCACTGCTTGGGAATGGTAGTACTCAAGGGAACTGTACCTGGTATGCCTATGGACGACTCAAAGAGTTAGGCTTCAATCCAAATGACATCATGAATGGGTTTCCTAATGCAAACCAGTGGACTCCATTGCGGAACGGCGCTAGAGTACTTGCCCGTGGAGAAACTCCCCAAATAGGTGATGTAGCACAATGGTATCTAGGTGATCAAAATCATGTCGCAATTGTTGAAAAAGTTGAAAATGGGAGAGTTACTTTATCTGAGTCACATTACTATGGCGGGAACAATGGCATTTTGCATCGTGTGGTTACTTATACTGTAGATAATCCACAACGCTATATTCGACTCGGAAAGTAG
- a CDS encoding GspE/PulE family protein has translation MKSSIQKRLKKRQIAFEQALYKLDFDCRENLNLDDVDYDLCHHFFRKTRHISSIAPVLPLLLWQNCYYLGSPKLWDNEEILQLSQALGTDIQILPISEESYRAWFKYYNSEQHRTSAEIQRDPLTGEVLPENIQETAQLHLSQIDDQIERIKTLILSALRNRASDIHLEPTPDGLRVRYRIDGILREVMTFPADLGRRLVVALKVMSQMDIADSRRPQDGRIGEKYQLGQQDYGLDLRVNTLPCVSTIKGKASEKAVLRLLKQNNSFATIEEVGFTRATLPVYQGWLAQPQGMIILTGPTGSGKTSTLYASLKAIATEAVNVVTVEDPVEYVLPGITQTQVNEAAGMTFAAGLRSILRQDPDIIMIGEIRDRETAETAVRAALTGHLVFTTLHTNDAVGAIPRLKDIGPDPGLISDALLGVVAQRLVRRVCPHCAEPYRLTSEDMAVLGVSGHQVAQSTPRRGQGCAQCFNSGYLGREAIIELLDVDSQVRQIIYEGSLTHLNRYLRSIEYQSFRLAAAEKVLAGLTTAEEVRRVLPASALNWLPRDDQREDLGRRAS, from the coding sequence ATGAAGAGCTCAATTCAGAAACGACTCAAGAAACGGCAAATAGCTTTTGAACAAGCGCTTTATAAATTAGATTTTGATTGCCGTGAAAACTTAAATCTTGATGATGTAGATTACGATTTGTGCCATCATTTCTTTCGGAAAACTAGACATATCTCTAGTATTGCTCCGGTTTTGCCTTTGCTGCTTTGGCAGAATTGTTACTATCTTGGCTCTCCCAAGCTCTGGGATAATGAAGAAATTCTTCAACTAAGCCAAGCACTAGGTACTGATATTCAGATTCTCCCCATCTCTGAGGAAAGCTATCGTGCCTGGTTTAAGTACTACAACTCCGAGCAGCACCGCACCAGTGCCGAGATTCAGCGCGATCCGCTGACCGGGGAAGTGCTGCCGGAGAACATTCAGGAGACCGCGCAGCTGCACCTGTCGCAGATCGACGACCAGATTGAGCGGATCAAGACGCTAATTTTGAGTGCCTTGCGGAACCGGGCCAGCGACATTCACCTAGAGCCGACGCCCGATGGGTTGCGGGTGCGCTACCGCATTGACGGTATTTTGCGGGAGGTGATGACCTTCCCCGCCGATTTGGGGCGGCGGCTGGTGGTGGCGCTGAAGGTGATGTCGCAGATGGATATTGCCGACAGCCGCCGCCCCCAGGATGGGCGCATTGGTGAGAAATACCAGCTGGGGCAGCAGGATTATGGTTTGGATCTGCGGGTGAACACGCTGCCCTGCGTCAGCACCATCAAAGGAAAGGCCAGCGAAAAGGCGGTGCTGCGGCTGCTGAAGCAGAACAACTCCTTTGCCACTATTGAGGAGGTGGGCTTTACCAGAGCGACGCTGCCGGTGTATCAGGGGTGGCTGGCCCAGCCCCAGGGCATGATCATTCTCACGGGGCCGACGGGGTCGGGCAAGACCAGTACGCTCTATGCCAGTTTGAAGGCGATCGCCACCGAAGCGGTCAATGTCGTCACCGTCGAAGACCCGGTGGAGTATGTGCTGCCGGGCATTACCCAGACTCAGGTGAACGAGGCGGCGGGGATGACCTTTGCGGCGGGTCTGCGCTCCATTCTGCGGCAGGATCCAGACATCATTATGATTGGCGAGATTCGCGATCGCGAGACCGCCGAGACCGCTGTGCGAGCTGCCCTCACCGGGCACCTGGTCTTCACCACCCTGCACACCAACGATGCGGTGGGAGCCATTCCCCGACTCAAGGATATTGGCCCCGACCCAGGGCTAATTAGCGATGCGCTGCTGGGGGTGGTGGCCCAGCGACTGGTGCGGCGGGTGTGCCCCCACTGCGCCGAGCCCTACCGGCTGACCAGCGAAGATATGGCCGTGCTGGGCGTGAGCGGCCACCAGGTGGCCCAGAGTACACCGCGCCGGGGACAAGGGTGTGCCCAGTGCTTCAACTCGGGCTACCTGGGCCGAGAGGCGATCATCGAACTGCTGGATGTGGACAGTCAGGTGCGTCAGATTATCTATGAGGGATCATTGACCCACCTGAATCGCTACCTGCGCAGCATTGAGTACCAGTCGTTTCGGCTGGCGGCGGCAGAGAAGGTGCTGGCGGGGCTAACCACTGCTGAGGAGGTCAGGCGGGTGCTGCCCGCCAGCGCCCTAAACTGGCTGCCGCGCGATGACCAGCGGGAAGACCTAGGCCGCCGGGCCAGTTAG
- a CDS encoding glucokinase, which produces MTYLLAGDIGGTKTILRLVKASAPSPSTPVILKTEFERTYSSQAYPDLVPMVKEFLHQAAIDAGQAYDPERACFAIAGPVVNNTSSLTNLAWSLEGDRLQVELDLDRVELINDFEAVGYGVFGLAPEDIHTLQAGDPDRNAPVAIIGAGTGLGQGFALATGGRPLVFPSEGGHADFAPRSELEFQLMRYLLDKHQISRVSVERVVSGQGIVAIYQFLRDREFAHETPEVAEAITTWERQTGLSTKTVDPAAVIAQAAVGCRDRLSHKTMEIFVSAYGAEAGNLALKLLPYGGLYVAGGIAAKNLDAMTAGTFLDALAHKGRVSHLLDRVPVHIVLNPQVGLIGAALRAAAP; this is translated from the coding sequence ATGACCTATCTGCTTGCCGGTGATATTGGCGGCACTAAAACCATTCTGCGCCTGGTCAAGGCCAGCGCGCCCAGCCCCAGCACCCCGGTGATTCTCAAAACTGAGTTTGAGCGCACCTACTCTAGCCAGGCCTACCCCGACCTGGTGCCGATGGTAAAAGAATTTTTGCACCAGGCCGCCATCGACGCCGGGCAGGCCTACGATCCTGAGCGAGCCTGCTTCGCGATCGCCGGGCCGGTGGTCAACAACACCTCCAGCCTCACCAACCTGGCCTGGTCCCTGGAGGGCGATCGCCTCCAGGTAGAACTCGACCTCGACCGGGTAGAGCTGATCAACGACTTTGAAGCGGTCGGCTACGGCGTGTTTGGCCTCGCCCCCGAAGACATCCACACCCTGCAAGCCGGGGATCCTGACCGTAACGCTCCGGTGGCCATTATCGGCGCGGGTACGGGGCTGGGGCAGGGGTTTGCCCTGGCGACGGGCGGCCGCCCCCTGGTGTTTCCCTCCGAGGGGGGGCACGCCGACTTTGCGCCTCGCTCAGAGCTGGAGTTTCAGCTGATGCGCTACCTGCTCGACAAGCATCAGATCTCGCGAGTGTCGGTGGAGCGGGTGGTGTCGGGCCAGGGCATTGTGGCGATCTACCAGTTTTTGCGCGATCGCGAATTTGCCCACGAAACCCCCGAGGTTGCCGAAGCCATCACCACCTGGGAGCGCCAGACCGGCCTCTCCACCAAAACCGTTGACCCCGCCGCCGTCATTGCCCAGGCCGCCGTGGGCTGCCGCGATCGCCTCTCCCACAAAACCATGGAAATTTTCGTCTCCGCCTACGGGGCCGAGGCGGGCAACCTGGCCCTCAAGCTGCTGCCCTACGGCGGCCTCTACGTCGCCGGGGGCATCGCCGCCAAAAACCTCGACGCCATGACCGCAGGAACGTTCCTTGACGCCCTGGCCCACAAGGGCCGGGTCAGCCATCTGCTCGACCGGGTGCCGGTGCATATCGTGCTCAATCCCCAGGTAGGACTGATCGGCGCAGCCCTGCGAGCTGCTGCGCCCTAA
- the larE gene encoding ATP-dependent sacrificial sulfur transferase LarE has protein sequence MVSQKLDQLKALFAAMDRALIAYSGGIDSTLVAKVAYDVLGDRALAVTANSPSLLPADLEEAQVQAAAIGIAHEIVATHELDNPSYAANPVNRCYFCKSELHDTLKPLALGRGYPYVVDGVNADDLGDYRPGIQAAQERGARSPLAEVGITKFEVREISRALGLPWWDKPAQPCLSSRFPYGEAITLEKLRRVGQAELYLRQLGLRQLRVRSQADTARIEIPAENIKEFVATADLKALVKALQDCGFTYVTLDLEGFRSGKLNQELPTAVVSPSERSHHDLSACR, from the coding sequence ATGGTGTCGCAAAAACTTGACCAGCTCAAAGCCCTGTTCGCCGCGATGGATCGAGCGCTGATTGCCTACTCGGGCGGCATTGACAGCACCCTGGTGGCCAAGGTCGCCTACGACGTGCTGGGCGATCGCGCCCTGGCCGTCACCGCCAACTCCCCTTCGCTGCTGCCCGCCGATCTAGAAGAGGCCCAGGTACAGGCGGCGGCCATTGGCATCGCCCACGAGATTGTCGCCACCCACGAACTCGACAACCCCAGCTACGCCGCCAACCCCGTCAACCGCTGCTACTTCTGCAAAAGCGAGCTGCACGACACCCTCAAGCCCCTGGCCCTGGGGCGGGGCTACCCTTACGTGGTCGATGGCGTCAACGCCGACGACCTGGGCGACTACCGCCCCGGCATCCAGGCGGCCCAGGAGCGGGGGGCCCGCTCACCCCTAGCGGAGGTGGGCATCACCAAGTTTGAGGTGCGCGAGATCTCGCGCGCCCTGGGGTTGCCCTGGTGGGACAAACCGGCCCAGCCCTGCCTCAGCTCGCGCTTCCCCTACGGCGAGGCCATCACCCTAGAAAAGCTGCGGCGGGTGGGCCAGGCCGAGCTGTACCTGCGGCAGCTGGGGCTCAGGCAGCTCAGGGTGCGATCCCAGGCTGACACCGCCCGCATAGAAATTCCCGCCGAAAATATTAAAGAATTTGTAGCTACGGCCGATCTAAAAGCCCTGGTCAAAGCGCTGCAAGACTGCGGTTTTACCTACGTCACCCTCGATCTGGAGGGCTTTCGCAGCGGTAAGCTAAACCAGGAGCTGCCCACAGCTGTTGTTAGCCCATCCGAACGTTCCCACCATGACCTATCTGCTTGCCGGTGA
- a CDS encoding tetratricopeptide repeat protein, with protein MATQNRQLSDLLKAGIEQARLGYFEAAIAPFSQAIALDSTCAKAFYNRGCAHRDLGRHGAAIDDFSAALRLDPQFANAYINRGSVYRLVGQLGDALGDLDRAIELQPASVKAYGNRGRIKLDLEDYGGAIADFSVVLAEQPKFVKILLWRGLAYLKQGAHAALAEPRREAYQAAIGDFSRLLQSQPHHAEAYNYRAVAYFQLRNLYQATLDINRALDCQIDYAEAYINRGMLRHELGDFQGAIADYTTVLELNPDLQDRSYNQTLVGLALDSPDATLSEDTPLNLRFRLADLYDSRGLLRAQVGDMEGAIADYTLALRFNPRSGRILANRGRVFSRQEDYPAAITDFDCALELNDSDALAYCDRGYALYFLDEWALALDDFNRAVELCPTLAEAYIGRGHTHIRLGYGADLAMDDFRKALELSWDSRKPERSRLL; from the coding sequence ATGGCAACTCAAAATCGGCAACTTAGCGACCTCCTCAAAGCCGGTATTGAGCAGGCTCGCCTGGGCTATTTTGAGGCAGCGATCGCGCCATTTTCCCAGGCCATTGCCCTAGATAGCACCTGCGCCAAGGCATTCTACAACCGGGGTTGCGCCCACCGCGACCTGGGTCGCCACGGGGCAGCGATCGATGACTTTTCTGCAGCGCTGCGGCTGGATCCACAATTTGCCAACGCCTACATCAACCGGGGCAGCGTCTACCGGCTGGTGGGTCAGCTGGGCGACGCCCTGGGCGACCTGGATCGGGCGATTGAGCTTCAGCCCGCCTCGGTGAAGGCCTACGGCAACCGGGGCCGCATCAAGCTCGATCTAGAGGACTACGGCGGCGCGATCGCCGACTTTTCGGTGGTGCTGGCGGAGCAGCCCAAGTTTGTCAAAATTTTGCTGTGGCGGGGGCTGGCCTACCTGAAGCAGGGGGCTCACGCCGCCCTGGCTGAACCCCGCCGCGAGGCCTACCAGGCGGCCATCGGCGATTTTTCGCGGCTGTTGCAAAGCCAGCCCCACCACGCCGAAGCCTACAACTATCGGGCGGTGGCCTACTTTCAGCTGCGCAACCTCTACCAGGCCACCCTCGACATCAACCGCGCCCTCGACTGCCAGATCGACTACGCCGAAGCGTACATCAACCGAGGCATGCTGCGCCACGAGCTGGGCGATTTTCAAGGGGCGATCGCCGACTACACCACGGTGCTAGAGCTCAACCCCGATCTGCAAGACCGCTCCTACAACCAGACCCTGGTGGGCCTGGCCCTCGACAGCCCCGACGCCACCCTGAGCGAAGACACGCCGCTCAACCTGCGCTTTCGCCTGGCCGATCTCTACGACAGCCGGGGGCTGCTGCGGGCCCAGGTGGGCGATATGGAGGGGGCGATCGCCGACTACACCCTGGCCCTGCGCTTTAACCCCCGCAGCGGCCGCATTTTGGCCAACCGAGGCCGGGTGTTTAGCCGCCAGGAAGACTACCCGGCGGCGATCACCGACTTTGACTGCGCCCTGGAACTCAACGACAGCGACGCTCTGGCCTACTGCGATCGCGGCTACGCCCTCTACTTTCTCGACGAGTGGGCGCTGGCCCTCGACGACTTCAACCGCGCCGTTGAGCTTTGCCCTACCCTGGCCGAAGCCTACATTGGCCGAGGCCACACCCACATTCGCCTGGGCTACGGAGCCGACCTGGCCATGGATGACTTTCGCAAAGCCCTGGAGCTGTCGTGGGACAGCCGCAAGCCGGAGCGATCGCGCCTGCTCTAG
- a CDS encoding cysteine desulfurase family protein has product MVHRPIYLDCHATTPVDPRVVEAMLPFFTEHFGNPASLTHAYGWEAEAAVTRARETIAAAICARPEEIVFTSGATEANNLAIKGIAEACFSRGRHIITVQTEHSAVLDPCRYLESLGFEVTYLSVQPDGLIDLDALDKAFRDDTVLVSVMAANNEIGVLQPLAEIGARCRDRRVFFHSDGAQAIAKIPLDVEAMHLDLLSLTAHKVYGPKGIGALYVRRRPRVPLAPQLHGGGHERGLRSGTLYPPQIVGFARAVELGLAEMAAESARLGALRQRLWESLQPLGGLHLNGHATRRLLGNLNVSFAGVDGQALLLGLRGIVALSSGAACSTASTAPSPVLKALGREDELAYASLRFGLGRFTTADEIDRVGAGVRATVQALRQVAS; this is encoded by the coding sequence ATGGTACATCGGCCAATCTATCTCGACTGCCACGCGACGACTCCGGTGGATCCACGGGTGGTGGAGGCGATGCTGCCGTTTTTCACCGAGCATTTTGGCAACCCCGCCAGCCTCACCCACGCCTACGGCTGGGAGGCCGAGGCGGCGGTGACCCGGGCCAGGGAAACCATAGCCGCCGCCATCTGCGCCCGCCCCGAGGAGATTGTCTTTACCAGCGGGGCCACCGAGGCCAACAACCTGGCGATCAAGGGCATTGCCGAAGCCTGCTTCAGCCGGGGACGACACATCATTACGGTGCAAACGGAGCACAGCGCCGTGCTCGACCCCTGCCGGTATCTCGAATCGCTGGGCTTTGAGGTCACCTACCTGTCCGTGCAGCCCGACGGGTTGATCGATCTCGATGCCCTGGATAAAGCTTTTCGCGACGATACGGTGCTGGTGTCGGTGATGGCGGCCAACAACGAGATCGGGGTGCTGCAACCCCTGGCAGAGATTGGGGCGCGGTGCCGCGATCGCCGCGTTTTCTTCCACAGCGACGGTGCCCAGGCGATCGCCAAAATTCCCCTCGATGTCGAGGCCATGCACCTGGATCTGCTGTCGCTGACGGCCCACAAGGTCTATGGCCCCAAGGGCATCGGTGCCCTCTACGTGCGGCGGCGACCGCGGGTGCCCCTGGCCCCCCAGCTCCACGGCGGTGGCCACGAGCGGGGGCTGCGGTCGGGCACGCTGTATCCGCCCCAGATCGTCGGCTTTGCCAGGGCGGTAGAGCTGGGCCTGGCTGAAATGGCGGCAGAATCGGCTCGACTGGGGGCGCTGCGCCAGCGGCTGTGGGAGAGCCTGCAACCCCTGGGCGGTCTGCACCTCAACGGCCACGCGACCCGCCGACTGCTGGGCAACCTCAACGTCAGTTTTGCCGGGGTCGATGGCCAGGCGCTGCTGCTGGGGCTGCGGGGCATCGTGGCGCTGTCGTCGGGGGCGGCCTGTAGCACCGCCAGCACGGCCCCTTCCCCGGTGCTCAAGGCCCTGGGGCGAGAGGACGAGTTGGCCTACGCCTCCCTGCGCTTCGGCCTGGGGCGCTTTACCACCGCCGATGAGATCGATCGGGTGGGGGCGGGGGTGAGGGCGACGGTGCAGGCGCTGCGCCAGGTCGCCAGCTAG